The Gemmatimonas phototrophica region ACTCGCCAATCTGGCCGAGGCTCGCGCCCAACCGTAGCGAGGCGCCCAACGGGTGGCGCAGCAACACCATGAGGACCGTGGAGACGACGGCATTGCCCACGATGATCACCCCAACCGTGGCCGCCACCTTGAGGGGCTGCTGCTGCAGCACCTGCAGATCGATGAGCATGCCCGCCGACACAAAGAAGATGACGGCAAATGCGTCCTGCATGGGGAGCGCGTCGGCCCCCGCGCGGTAGCTGAGGTCGGACTCACTGATCACCACGCCGGCGACAAACGCCCCCAGGGCAAACGACACCCCGAAGAGTGCCGACGCGCCAACCGCCACACCCAGCGACACGGCCAACACGGCGAGCGTGAACAGCTCACGCGATCCCGTGCGTACCACGTGCGTGAGGAGCCACGGCACCGCCCGCCGTCCCACGGCCCCCATGAGCAGAATGAACGCGGCCACTTTCAGGATGGTGACGACGACCACTTTCACCAGACCGCCACTGCCGGCCGCGCCAGATGTCGTACTTCCCACCGCCTCGAGCACGGCTGGTAACAGGACCAGCGCAATGACCACGGCCAGGTCTTCCACGACGAGCCAGCCAACAGCCACGCGCCCGTCCACCGAGTCCAGGAGGCCACGGTCTTCCAGCACGCGCAGCACCACCACGGTGGACGCCACGGAGAGCGACAGCCCAAAGACCACCGCGCCCCCGGGGGCCCAGCCCCACGACAGCGCGAGCCACGCACCAAGTCCGAACGCGACCGGCATCTGCAGCAGCGCGCCGGGGAGCGCGATGTGCCGCACACGCATCAGGTCACCGGGGGAGAAATGCAGTCCCACGCCGAACATGAGCAGAATGACGCCGATTTCTGCGAGCTGTCCGGCGAGGGCGACATCGACGACGAAGCCCGGCGAACTGGGGCCCAGGGCAATGCCCGCCAGCAGGTATCCTACCAGCGGGGGCATGCGCAGTTTGGCCGCGACGAGACCGAAGACGAACGCCACGCCAAAGGCGCCGGCCAGCGTGACGAGAAGAGCGGTCTCAGGATGCATGCCCCAAACTACAGCGCGGCATGGCTGGCCCACACTCCCGCAGCGTGTGGGCGGGCCAGTCAGTCGGCCAGCAATGCCAGCAGGGCAAAGGTGGCCAGCCAGTGTTCACCCATGTAGTCGCCGGCCACATGCGGCAGACTGGCCGCGAGGTGCTGCGTGGCCGCATCGCGCGCTACGGTCTGCCGTGGGTCGCCCGCCGGCAGCGCGTGCGCCAAGGAACGCCAGCACCACGCCCGCGACAGGTTGAGCCCGTCCAGATGGGCGATTTTGCCATCCGTGCGGTCACTCACATGCGCCGGTGTGAACAGTGTGCCCGGTTGCTGTTGCGCCACGCGCGGCAGAAAGGCCGCCAGCCACGCAGCAAACGACTCGGCGTCCAGCACCAGACGCATGCACTCTGCCTCCATCAACGCGGACGAAAGAAAGTCGTCGCCGCCCGGCTCCCACGCCTGGCAATCCGCATCGTTGGCGTACCATCGCAAAGCGGCCTCACGCAGCGCCGCCGCCAGCGGGCGCAGTCCCGCCCCATCGGCGTACTCCAGCGCCAGGCGCACAGCGAACGCGGTATTGAAGTGCGTGCCCACCCGAATGGGATAGGTGGCCTTGGGGAGAAATGTCAGGAAACGATCAACGAAGACATCGGTGAGGGGCTGCAGTACCGCCGCCCAGCGACGACCGTCCTCGTGCTGGTGCCGGTTGAGCTCTGCCTGCAGCATGAGCAACCACGCCCACCCGTACGGCCGCTCAAAGCCGGCGCGCGACGGGTGGGCGGCGTAGGCCACCTCGGTGGCCATGTTGCCGGTGGTGAACTGCTCGTTGAACAGCGCGGCAATGGGCTGCGACGCCATGCCGGGCTCGCGCCGTAACAACGTGGCCAGCACCCAGTACCCGTGCACACAGGAGTGCCAGTCGAAGCTGC contains the following coding sequences:
- a CDS encoding cation:proton antiporter — its product is MHPETALLVTLAGAFGVAFVFGLVAAKLRMPPLVGYLLAGIALGPSSPGFVVDVALAGQLAEIGVILLMFGVGLHFSPGDLMRVRHIALPGALLQMPVAFGLGAWLALSWGWAPGGAVVFGLSLSVASTVVVLRVLEDRGLLDSVDGRVAVGWLVVEDLAVVIALVLLPAVLEAVGSTTSGAAGSGGLVKVVVVTILKVAAFILLMGAVGRRAVPWLLTHVVRTGSRELFTLAVLAVSLGVAVGASALFGVSFALGAFVAGVVISESDLSYRAGADALPMQDAFAVIFFVSAGMLIDLQVLQQQPLKVAATVGVIIVGNAVVSTVLMVLLRHPLGASLRLGASLGQIGEFSFILAALGVSLGVLTEEGRSLILAGALCTIVLNPALFWVVGRIDGWLSSKPALLDRLERQKAPRLITTDLWAVTPSRHAILVGYGRVGRTIGEAFQRAGLPFIAIDQDRRVVDAMRMLGVNAVYGDATRPGILDHTHPETAQLLVIASPDPYHARHIIELVRAKNAHIDIIVRTHADTEQELFEQLGVEKALMGERELAFGMAYHSLRSAGCDDDRADDVIQQLRGGGRMHTREFTSMMLANEAPPRT
- a CDS encoding DUF2891 domain-containing protein, which produces MTSYSLTPPVATHFAQLALSHVRREYPNKLDHVLLNTTDVQGPAALHPVFYGSFDWHSCVHGYWVLATLLRREPGMASQPIAALFNEQFTTGNMATEVAYAAHPSRAGFERPYGWAWLLMLQAELNRHQHEDGRRWAAVLQPLTDVFVDRFLTFLPKATYPIRVGTHFNTAFAVRLALEYADGAGLRPLAAALREAALRWYANDADCQAWEPGGDDFLSSALMEAECMRLVLDAESFAAWLAAFLPRVAQQQPGTLFTPAHVSDRTDGKIAHLDGLNLSRAWCWRSLAHALPAGDPRQTVARDAATQHLAASLPHVAGDYMGEHWLATFALLALLAD